A single genomic interval of Alligator mississippiensis isolate rAllMis1 chromosome 15, rAllMis1, whole genome shotgun sequence harbors:
- the LOC102575956 gene encoding scale keratin, producing MACTDLCYPSSGIACPTPIANSYNDLCVRQCPDSRAVIQPPPVVVTFPGPILSSFPQDSIVGSSGAPVVGGYGSSFGTRFGYSGLEGSLGYGSSGGYGGSGYEGLGGGYVGGSLGYGSGSLGYGGGLCSSGSLYNYGRLYGSGFGYGYCSPFSYRRYNRYRRGSCGPC from the coding sequence ATGGCCTGCACTGACCTGTGCTACCCCTCCAGTGGCATTGCCTGCCCAACACCCATCGCCAACAGCTACAATGACCTGTGTGTGAGACAGTGCCCTGACTCGAGGGCAGTGATCCAGCCACCACCAGTGGTCGTGACCTTCCCAGGCCCCATTCtcagcagcttcccccaggacaGCATCGTGGGATCTTCAGGAGCACCTGTTGTGGGGGGCTATGGCAGTTCTTTTGGCACCCGTTTCGGGTACAGCGGCTTGGAGGGATCCCTTGGCTATGGCAGTTCTGGTGGCTATGGAGGATCTGGTTATGAAGGCCTTGGCGGGGGCTATGTGGGTGGATCCCTGGGCTATGGGAGCGGATCCCTGGGTTACGGAGGTGGATTGTGTAGTTCTGGAAGCTTGTATAATTATGGAAGGTTGTATGGTTCAGGCTTTGGCTATGGCTATTGCAGCCCTTTTTCTTACCGTCGGTACAATAGGTACCGACGTGGGAGCTGTGGGCCGTGCTAA